attGTCGTAACTGCAGCGAtgtttgcatacaaattttcataacgcgctaacttaccttacaaaaaaaaagattcaatgcttattaaattattttttaatataaatatcaaatcatccaaaatgcaatttattaaaCGTATGAAATTTACGGTTTGGTAAAAACTATAGAATGAACATTAATTCATTGCTTTTTAAGCTACAATGATTGTGAACTCGAGTGTTAccttaatgaaataattagttCCCTTGACGACTTGTTTGCGGTAAACCAAAGCTTTCAGAGGTCCAAATGGTCCTGACATGAACGACGGCAGCTTTCTAAGAATAGCATCACGGTTCTACAATCAGAGCATCATCATTATGTACTAGATCTATATTATTAGTTACATAGTTTGTAGATGACCTGATATGGTTTAAGTAAATGTCTTATGGAATTTACTGACCACGTAATCCCATATTAGGTCCTCTACAAACCATGTTACTTTTATATCGTACCTATATATTTACCTTTGTATAAATGGTTAATTAtcaataataacaataaaaagcTATGTTTTGTAAGTTTCAATTTCATGATAATCAAAGACGTTATTATGCTCAGAGAAAGTAATATGTTGTACTGACTATGTATGGGATACACATGGTCTCCACGTGACTGctgttaaataataatttttttagaatttagaTGGAGGAGAAATAAACATGGTACATGTTTATCCACAACCATGTCGGTTCACCACCGCACTAGTTTGTAggatgtcaaattttaaaattaatcagaAAAAACAGTGGTTGTACTACCGTTTGTACTAATGCCTGCTCCCCTGGACCTGCAAACTGCTGAGGACCAAGACCCCCAGTGATACCACGTGACTCTGCAACAACTGCGAGAATGAGACCGAGCGTTACTATGGTAAGTGCGTTCATTATGGCGGCAACGTTCGGTAGTGATCTGGGTAAAGTGGAGCGGACTTTTTATTAACTCCAGTGCTTAGCCATATGTTACGGTCATCAAGATTTATACGTAATCTGATGTTTCTGTTGTTGTCataattaatgtaaatattaattgcaTTGCGTTCGCAGAGTAACAGGTTTCTTCAATCATCACCACCATTGAAACAAGGACCAACACTTTCATTACTATCATCATAGTAAACGTTATGTTCACTGCCTTTACTAGTATCACAGTGGGCGATTAGATCCTAAACAAATACTATTTGTAACATATGTACCTATCAGGATTGGTATTCGTCACCTGTGTTTTCATTACATAACGAACAAAATTCTTTCTATTTTAATCCATCTTCCTGTTtgaatatgtaatttttgattGTAGGTTTTTAATTCGTGTAAATGAGCCTTAAATCGTTTGGAAATGGCTTATGATATATTTCTTGTCCAATGCTATTCTTAAAAATTCCGTAATTCAAACATTTGGGTGAATTTACTACATTTTTGAGCCAATCTTGTAAAACCTGATTTATAAGAGTTGcttaaaaacagatttttagCCATTTAACCactaaaaaaatttgattaatcCTGAAATAGAAAAAGACCAACAATCATGTGCTACTACTAATTAGCCAAAATAAGTCAAATCATAAGTTTACAACTACGAAACATAATAACACTCATATAATTATACtagttcaaaatttcaagaggtatacatgtatttctgttaAAAAGTTCTTCTTTGATTGcgatcttttaaaaaaaattaatactctAGTCTTTTCAACGTTTACATGATGTTTCCACAGGtcacaatattaaaaaaaaaaggtcagcGATTTTTGTCAATCGACTGGGTTCTCAAAAATATAACTGTGTCATCAGCGTacgagataaaaaaaagtttaaacatgGAATGCATTTTTGAGTTTTCCACTGAGTACAGTAAAagtgtattatatatttaacaatagagatataaaaaaaatagggaTTTTGTATTAGAATTTAATCATCTATTAAAATAGACTTTGTAATGTTaagaatatgaatttttagcTTTTTtggtgaaataattttttttgcaataaaataacatattcaaatattgtaaaaaaaaaaaaaaaataggtcgAAAGACCTATGAATTTAGGCTGCACGAGAAGACAATCATAAGTACTCGCTAAATTATTTTCTTGAATGAAGTATCTCTGATATACaatttcattataatttaaCCTTAACTTTTAGttaattcatttttgttaaaatttgtcTTGCATGTTTGATATGGATATATAGCTGATctaattatatctttttaatatgaaacatgttgtaaaattttatctacagttttatattcattttccaTGAACCAGATAAAATAAAGCATTGATGTAATTATCCAActaatttttgtttgtatatttatatattttttttactttttaacgaaaaaaataca
This genomic window from Crassostrea angulata isolate pt1a10 chromosome 8, ASM2561291v2, whole genome shotgun sequence contains:
- the LOC128160001 gene encoding cystatin-A-like translates to MNALTIVTLGLILAVVAESRGITGGLGPQQFAGPGEQALVQTNRDAILRKLPSFMSGPFGPLKALVYRKQVVKGTNYFIKVKMMGVQPRFLHVKIYTGLNNRSHVKDVEVRAQYDPLEFF